The following are from one region of the Capsicum annuum cultivar UCD-10X-F1 chromosome 1, UCD10Xv1.1, whole genome shotgun sequence genome:
- the LOC107854495 gene encoding transmembrane protein 45B translates to MGSLVGHVVPGFGFFLIGIWHLINNIKLHAINPKSYTSLPWFPFPKIRYLELFLFIFSSIISILMELFIGPQKHQPLDLDGTIPSNHLRNFEHSNISLTFLVYALFSITIDKTTLSIPTQFGLSQFLGAIAFGHEFLVFHLHSSDHMGVEGQYYWLLQIIIFMTFFTILSGIPFPNSFLNSFVRSYSIIFQGIWFMVMGIMIWTPKFIPKGCVLNSNDLTCPNPDDLKRAKSLVNIEFSWYLIGVTIFVVSFYLVLVKIIYREKVQYQILASKFEDEKGDIEDVEAQEERSKSELNNIQGETKRFVEMKKLFSPRNI, encoded by the coding sequence atggGCTCTTTAGTGGGACATGTAGTACCAGGATTTGGTTTCTTTTTAATTGGTATTTGGCATTTAATTAACAATATTAAACTACATGCTATAAACCCAAAATCCTACACTTCACTTCCATGGTTTCCATTTCCAAAGATAAGGTATTTAGAacttttcttgtttatttttagtagtattatttcaatattaatgGAACTTTTTATAGGTCCACAAAAACACCAACCACTAGATTTAGATGGAACTATTCCATCTAATCATCTTAGAAATTTTGAACATTCAAATATTTCCCTAACTTTTTTGGTATATGCACTTTTCTCTATAACTATTGACAAAACCACACTATCAATCCCTACTCAATTTGGACTTTCACAATTTCTAGGTGCCATTGCTTTTGGCCATGAATTTCTTGTTTTCCATCTTCACTCTAGTGACCATATGGGTGTTGAAGGACAATACTATTGGCTtttacaaataattatttttatgactTTTTTCACTATCCTTTCGGGAATTCCTTTTCCTAATAGTTTCTTGAATAGTTTTGTGAGAtcttatagtattatttttcaaGGAATTTGGTTTATGGTCATGGGAATTATGATTTGGACCCCAAAGTTTATACCAAAAGGTTGTGTTTTAAATTCAAATGATCTTACATGCCCTAATCCTGATGATCTTAAAAGAGCAAAATCATTGGTAAATATTGAGTTTAGTTGGTATTTAATTGGGGTCACTATTTTTGTTGTTTCCTTTTATTTGGTTCTTGTCAAGATTATTTATAGAGAGAAAGTTCAGTACCAAATTTTAGCAAGCAAGTttgaagatgaaaaaggtgataTTGAAGATGTTGAAGCTCAAGAAGAAAGAAGTAAAAGTGAATTGAATAATATCCAAGGTGAGACTAAGAGGTTTGTTGAAATGAAGAAATTGTTTTCTCCCCGAAATATATAg